In the genome of uncultured Sphaerochaeta sp., the window ATTTCGGCAACTGCCCGTGTCATGGTGATGGCATCCTGCAAGAGCGCCGGATCTCCAGGACCGTTGGAGAGCAGCATTGCATCACAACCGGAAGCAAGGATCTCTTCTGCTGTTGCGGTAGGAGGAAAGAGGGTGACGTTGACATTGCGTCTGTACAGCTCTGCAATGATGGAGCGCTTGATGCCGAAGTCGACCAGTGCAAACCGCAGTTCTCCCTTGGGCATCGGCACCTCTTCAAGCTGAGGGTCGGTGACTACCCTTTGGGTGGCAACTTCCTCGATGAGAGACCGTTCCCCGATATGGGGGAAGGAACGGACTTTCTCCAAAGCTTGTGTATACTCAGCATCCGTGAGTGTTGCAGAGCCTGTTTGGAAAATCAGGCCATTCTGCGACCCCGCATTCCTGAGGTGGATGGTCAGCGAGCGGGTATCCAAGCCTGTGATCCCCACCGTTTTATGGGTTCTCAGATAGCTATTCAAAGAGACCCTCTTCCGGGGAAGAGGGCCTTCATATGCTGAGCGCATGATCAATGCACTGCAACTGATCGGTGAGGGGGAGCCCAGCGCCTCATCAAAGGCCGGCTCACACCCATAGTTGCCGATATGCGGGTAGGTCATGACCACCATCTGTCCCCGGTAGGAGGGATCGGTGAGAATCTCCTGATACCCGGTCATGCTGGTGTTGAACACCACTTCCCCGGCAAGGGAGGGCTCGTCAAGGGTGGGAGCATCGGCTCCGAATCCCTGTCCCTGGTACAATGTCCCGTCTTCCAAGAGTAGAAAGCGTGTTTCCATAGGTGCTCCATCCGCTCAAATTGTAGGGATGATAGTCAATATTGCCGATTAATGCAACACTTTCTGTATAAATATACAACAAAAATGGAAATTGTATTTGAGTATGCAACAAAACCATGCGTTTTTGTTGCGATGCTACTTCTTGTGCAAGGAGAAGTTCTCCGGGTTGAATGCGTCTCCTCCGAGCCAAAGATCGATTCTCAGCCCGCTGTCCGAATTGTCCACACTGGCGTGCTTGATCTGCCAACCGATGAGCTTGAGCCGGGCATCCCAAGCCATGTCATGGCCTGCCATCAAGCCATAGTACTCGGCAAGCTCCGGCCTGCTCTGCTTGGGATTGAGGGCCTGATAGATGCGTGCAATCTCCTCCTCGGTCCTCGGCCTGTCGTCAAAGAAACTGATATGTGCGCCATCCGGCTCCTGATGCAGGGAGACCACCAGTCTCAGCGGGTTGCCCTCAAGCAGGAAATTGGTAACCTCTCCGATCAGTCGTCCTAAAAATTCCTTTCGTTTCATCTGGTGAAATCCTCCTTGGGGCGATTGGTCTTGTACCATTGCAGGATGGCGATGAAGAGACTGGCGGTAAGACCGCCGGCAAAGCCGTTGTTGTAGAGATCCAGACCACCGTGCCAACTGGCGGTGACCTCAACCATGATCAAGTGCACCGCCCCTGCCAAGAGGCCTGCGATGATGCCGAACTGTCCGGCAATGGGGGCGAGGGTGGTGCTGAACAGGGCTGCAAGCAAGGGGCCGGGTGCATTCAGGTTCTTGGAAAAGAGCAAGGTGGAGAGTATGACCCCCGCCAGAACGGGAAGGGTGTTCTTCACTGTCTTGCCGAAGCCTCCGAAGGCCATGATGGTGAAAATACCCCCGATGACCGGTCCATTGATGGGACCTCCGACCGCCAGCACATAAGCCCAGTAGAGGAGTCCCAACAGGCCGATGTTTGCCAGTGTTCCCCCAAAGTGGCCGGTGTCGAAGAAGTCATAGGGCAGACGGCCGCTGAGCTTCTGGATGGCGAGAAAGCCCTGCAGGCTCTTCTTCGGTTTCTCTACGACCAAGGCAGCAGCAAGGAGGACAAGGCTGAAAAGAGGCACCAACAGGAAAAGGGGCAGGGAGAATGCGGTACCCCACCCAATGGACAAGCTTTCCATCTTCTTGGTGGCGATCAAGAGATTTGCTGCAAACAAGCCGATGAAGCCGCAACTGAAGCCGACGTTGTAGAGATTGTATCCTTGGTGCAGGGAGAGCATGGAACCGGCAACTGCAGGCAGGATGAACCCTGCCGCCAGTCCGCTGACCAACCCAAGAGGGATGGAGAGGGCCAAGGGGAGTCCCACATGGAACATAAGATGGGTCACCAAGGGGCCGAGTGCGGTTCCGAAGAGGGCGATGAGGCTGTAGGATCCGAAGCTCTTGCGTGCCACTTTGCTGGCGATCCAGACTCCGGCAATGAGGGGGATGCAGTTGAGCAGGGTATTGCCGAAGAAGGCGAAGCCCATCACGGTCAGGATGGCTGAAAGGGTTGGCCCTGAAAGACTGACAGAGGCAAAGAAGACAAGGGTCAGGCAAAGAGCGCCTACCGTTGCCGCATTGAACATGGCGGTTCCCACCCCGTAGCGGGTGAAGTCGTTGATCAGGCGGGCACTCTCGGTTTGCAGGGAGAGTGTATTCGCGATGACCTGGACAGGCCCCTCCAACAGGATGCCGGTCAAGGCGAGGGCGGTGATCAGGAGCGTAGCCAGAGCGTAGAGGATTCGTTCGTTGCGCTGCACAGTGCCTCCCACATTTGAGCAAGGATTGCTATCTGTATGCTAGACGCTACAAAGCGCACGGGCAAGAGGCTTACAGCAAAAAAAAGAAAGGCCACCACGAAGGTGACCTTTCCATCGGATCAATAA includes:
- the carA gene encoding glutamine-hydrolyzing carbamoyl-phosphate synthase small subunit, translated to METRFLLLEDGTLYQGQGFGADAPTLDEPSLAGEVVFNTSMTGYQEILTDPSYRGQMVVMTYPHIGNYGCEPAFDEALGSPSPISCSALIMRSAYEGPLPRKRVSLNSYLRTHKTVGITGLDTRSLTIHLRNAGSQNGLIFQTGSATLTDAEYTQALEKVRSFPHIGERSLIEEVATQRVVTDPQLEEVPMPKGELRFALVDFGIKRSIIAELYRRNVNVTLFPPTATAEEILASGCDAMLLSNGPGDPALLQDAITMTRAVAEILPVFGICLGHQLITWALGGRTLKLKYGHHGGNHPVVDLRSGACFVTSQNHGYASDPNSLPSDVQIWLRNANDNSIEGLFHTTKPICCVQFHPEASPGPQDASWIFDTFIDKAKEAKA
- a CDS encoding DUF1576 domain-containing protein; amino-acid sequence: MQRNERILYALATLLITALALTGILLEGPVQVIANTLSLQTESARLINDFTRYGVGTAMFNAATVGALCLTLVFFASVSLSGPTLSAILTVMGFAFFGNTLLNCIPLIAGVWIASKVARKSFGSYSLIALFGTALGPLVTHLMFHVGLPLALSIPLGLVSGLAAGFILPAVAGSMLSLHQGYNLYNVGFSCGFIGLFAANLLIATKKMESLSIGWGTAFSLPLFLLVPLFSLVLLAAALVVEKPKKSLQGFLAIQKLSGRLPYDFFDTGHFGGTLANIGLLGLLYWAYVLAVGGPINGPVIGGIFTIMAFGGFGKTVKNTLPVLAGVILSTLLFSKNLNAPGPLLAALFSTTLAPIAGQFGIIAGLLAGAVHLIMVEVTASWHGGLDLYNNGFAGGLTASLFIAILQWYKTNRPKEDFTR